In Cottoperca gobio chromosome 19, fCotGob3.1, whole genome shotgun sequence, the genomic window AAGCTACTGATGTGAActttaagtctttttttttatactacTCAATACAATTTTTATTTAGGCCACAATAAAGTGTGCTTAATTATGCTTTGAGTATTGCACCTTAGTTAAAACATACTagcaaataatacatttgtattaatgaTTTAAATTCCTTCTCCGATTTTCACTCCCTCTGTGAAAGATCGTTTAGTCACAAAATACACCAAAGTTATTTTTAGGAATTTGTCGTCTTTGTTAAAAGTAAACTTGTGGTTGGCATTACAGAGATCTAGATCTTATGTTTTTGAAAAGCGGGCATCGTAAGGGGATAAAGGAATTTAATAAACAGATGATCATTTAAGTGTCAATCCACTATTGCCTTTACTAGAACAACCCCGGTTGTAAACTAGTGGTTAATTACATCAGCTACTGTAAATCAGATGCAGTTTTGAGGAAGTCTTTCACACTGCTGATTTGAACTGTTGCTGTTCTGAATAACTGTAAACAGGAAAAGATGGACACATCACAAGGGGGTGGACAACATGCTTTATGAATGAGCATCTTTTGGTGAGGGACCATGAAAGTAGTTTGCTTTACTTAGGAAAGTTATTGCACATAAtacgaataataataataatacggctCTGACTTGACACCAACTCAAAACGCTTTATCACCTACTGTACGGCCTGCTGTGTTTGatctttgttttactgtttctatttaactgtgaaaaaaaaatgctttgtttttttgtaatatgCAGTCATATAgtactataataataaagaccttattgttttacttttcattttggcTGAAGTGTATCATGTCTAAATCTGTTGTAGGTGAAAGGTGAGCTTTGAACAGAGGTGATGATCTTAAAACTGCTGAAATTAAAAGAGTAATggtaaatgtagtaaaaaagGCTCTTGATTCAAATGAGGTTTATTGAAAGTAgttaatttgactttttttataCTGCAATAACAAGTGTATGTTGCATAAATACCAACTCTGTAGCACCCTTTATcgaaataaaatatatgaactCAGACTAAAGTTCAAATGCAAATTAACAGGTAGAGGATATGACCATTTGAAATATTCAGCTGACCACAAATTACACGCAATCTGTTTTTGTTGCACCCAGCACATATGAACAATGACAGTcataattaaatgcatttcctcCCAGTAAATGTGTTTAGTCTGTACAATAGAGGTGTAAAGCGCAGGGTTAGTCAGCTGTGACTTACCAAACTAAACATGAGCAAATATTACCGGACACTAAATATGACTTGTAATTATTGGACTGAATATGATTTATGCTTGCCAAGTAAGGGTATGATTATTACATTAAACTGATGGTTTTTACttttgagaaaattattttGAAGTATTCACTGAATGTAGTACAAGACAAGATAAAATAACGTAGCATATAAACCAGAGGTTTACTTAATCAGGAACAATATTGACCAGTTTGCAATaaagttaattattttataaacgGGTTTTTAAATAGGAtagtgtttgtttaaatgtaatataagaTGGTCATTTCTTCAAGAAATAAAAATTTGGCTAAAGTAGTAAGCTAATTATAAACAATGTTAAGTGCGGCAGAAATTAGGATtgttaattaataaattaaattgatGTTAGTCTATTCCAGGATGCAACAACAAGCGAAGTGCACATCACCAGCTGCACCAGCGGTTAGATACTTCGCAACACGCATGCGCGAATACGATGCATCCTTTAAACAAAGTTACATTTCGTTCAAACAGACGTGTTAATACGTCATAACGTCAAACATCGAAAACATGTCGGACTTTTCAGTTTTTGCGTCCAGGACATGGATCTCTCGTGTGGACGTAGATTTTCTCAGAGCCATCTATTGACTCTTGACTCTCCGGACAAAATAGAGTAAATTTGGTATATTCTTAAAGACGGAAGTGAGCACTCCTGTTTTTCGACCAAGGCTGTGAACGCTGCGCATGCATGTCAGtttttgaatgtttatttaCGTGTGTTATATATGCTTATGAGTTGTTCCCAAAGATACAGAGCCTCAATTTGCCTCTTAGTCTATCCCACTGCGGTATGGCAGCGGCAGCAGAAGCGCCAGAGGACCGGAGCAGCTGCGCACAGGGCGCGCTAACAGGTGACGGGGAACCTGAGGAGGCCGAGGACTTTACCTGCTCTGCCTACTGCTCAGAGCTCTCCCGGCGGCAGAACGAGCAGAGGAAGTCGGGGCTGTTTTGCGACGTGACCCTAGTCTTCAGCTCCGGTGTGGTGTCTGAGGAGGAGAGGGTCCAGACCTTATCCGCCCACCGCTCAGTGTTATCCGCGGCGTCGCAGTACTTCACGCTGCTGCTGGGCGGACAGTTTTCGGAGTCTCTGTCAGGGCGAGTGGAGCTCAAAGAATGGAGCTCGGCAACCGGACCCGACCCAGAAACAGTAGAGAGTGTCATACAGTTCATGTACACAGGACAAATCAGGGTAACCACTGCCAATGTGCATGAAGTGTTGGAACTGGCTGACAGGTAAATTATTCTTCAACCATACATGAGAATAATAATATCTTCCTTTTACACGGAAGTGCTGATTGCTTGTTTCTACAGTTAAATGAGCCACACCTTGTCTGTGTCCTCATTACATCAGTGAGTGTAACTTGTTTGGAGTTTACACACCTGTGGGTCTTGGCAGTCCATAGTTAGCCAATTTATTTAAGAAAAGAAGTCAGCAAAGTGCATCTGGCAGGTATATTGGCCTAATTATCAgccaaatatatacattttgggGGTGGTCTAATAAAATAGCCATACTATTACTAGTGAGCCTACTGGGAAATAGATGTGGCTCAAGTAATATATTAGGTTTGTTTACCTTACACATTAATGGTGTGCCCACACAGGTGTTTAAGCCAGGACTGATTAGTGTGTGCCTGACTGTTGTTGCACCTGTTACCTGTTACTATTTTTTGTTAATGCATTCACCATCTTCAACCTGGGCATAGGCCTAATCAGctaaaataacttaaaacaAGAACCACAAAACTCCCAAAATATTTGGGAAATAAAAATAGgacttttgaaaaacatttcagggtcctggtattgtgcctGCTGGTTCCCTGTCACACTGTCATTAGCTTAATACTCGTTAATGTAACACATGTGCTTTTCCTTCTGTGATAAGTCAAAACGTTTGACCTTTTATTCACTGTCTATTGTATTCTAAGCAGCCGTTTGAGGTGACCTATGTATATCAAAAACTTCAGTTAGCTGCAACATATAGCCCCAAAAGTACATGCCGTTTGGTAGGTAAGTTTAACAAGCACCGGGGATATTATTTGCAGCCCAGGTAAAAGCACCTGCAATTAAGGTTATAGAAGCATGGTACCGCAATAAACATCAGTGCAAGAATTCAAAAGTAAGTGTTTAGGAGCAGACGGTGTCTTGGTTCCTGTTGGGTATCCATGTTTCTAGAATGGGTTTTtacttaataatataatagctaaTATTTGTACCTAATATCTAATGTTTCAGAGTGCTGTATGCAGTCTGTAGTTCCATCTGCTTTTACTGCTGAGTTCACCCTTTCTAGTCCAAACTCCTTTTTTACTGGTGTGATAATTATGACATGTTCACACAGGTTCCTGTTGCCGCAGCTGAAGAACTTCTGTGGAGAGTTCCTGATGAAGAAGTTGAACTTATCCAACTGTGTAGCAGTGCACAGCCTCGCCCACATGTACACCTTGGACCAGCTGGCCCTGGGAGCCGCCAAGACAATTAGAAGAAACTTCCACAAAATAATCAGCAACGAGGAATTCTTCACATTGCCATTTCACCTGGTGCGGGACTGGCTGTCAGACTCGGGAATCACTGTGGATTCTGAACAGGAGTTGTTTGAGGCCATAGTAAAATGGGTGCGCCAAAAcgcagacgagagagagaagcaatTTGAGGAGCTGTTCAGTCTTTTACGGCTGCCTCAGATTTCTCCTACCTACCTGACACGGGTGGTGAGGAAGGAGCCCTTAGTGGCAAACAATGCAGCCTGTCAACAACTGGTGTCTGACGCCCTCGAGGTCCACGCTGTTCACTTTGAGAACCTCAAGTCAGCTGATTTAGAGCTCTGTGCCTCCTACATGGCCTCAATCCAGCCTCGTCTAGGCCAGAACATGGACGTAATCATGGTAGTGGGTGGTGTTTCAGAAGGTGGAGACTAtctgagtgagtgtgtgggCTACTTTGTTGCTGAGGACCGTTGGGTAAACCTGCCACACATTCACAACCACCTCGACGGACATGCTATTGCAGTCACTGACAGCCATGTTTATGTGGCAGGCTCCATGGAGCCGGGCTTCGCCAAGACGGTGGAGCGCTTCAACCCCAACCTCAACACCTGGGAGCAGGTCAGCAGCCTGACCACCCGCAAGCACTCCTTCGGCCTCACGTGTGTCAAAGACTTGCTCTACAGCATCGGTGGTCATGGCAACTTCAGTCCAGGCTTTAAGGATGTTACTGTCTACGAGCCTGAGCAGGACGAGTGGCACAATCTCGAGCCAGCACCCAAGATACTGCGAGATGTAAAAACGGTGAGCGTAGAGGACCGCTACATCTACGTGATGGCCAGGACTCCTGTAGACATGGATAATGAGGACGGACTGAGCACTGTGACCACCCGCTACGATGCAGAGACTCACAAGTGGCAGGAAGTGGACTCCTTACCGCTTATTGATAATTACTGTAGTTTTCAAATGGCTGTTGCATCCACTAACTTCTACCACACAGCTTCTTGTTGCGCAAAGAGCTACAAGGTAACACTTGAGACTGCTCAGcagaaaataagcaaaaataTCTCTGACGACATCCTCGACAGCCTGCCTCCAGAGGTCATTAGCATGGAGGGTGCGGCTGTTTGCTACCTGGATGAAGACATATTCATCATTGGCGGCTGGAGGAACTGCAGCAACATGGACAAGCAGTACCGCAAGGAGGCCTACCGTTACTGTGCTGAGAGGAAGCGCTGGATGCTGCTGCCCCCCTTACCTCAGCCACGCTGCAGAGCCGCAGCCTGTCACATGCGCATCCCGTACCATTATCTGCACGGCTGCCAGCACTACCCCATGCCCCAGAACCTGGCTCGCCAGCGAGACCGCATGCAGCAGATGCAGCAGCTCCATCGACGCACCCTCACTCTGCGCAGACAGCTGCAGTCTCAAATCGAATGTTGAGAGCTTCTTCTAGCAAGCACTTAATCTGCTGATAAATGCCTTGTTGCGACAACACAACTTTaaccttatttatttttcttttattgaggTGAAATATTTGCATGGACTTACCTGGGGCTGGTTTAGattagctttttttaaatgtaagaatTAGCCAGACATGCTACTAAATTATCAGTCTTAAATTATAATTAGTATGCCTTAGTTTTATTCTGCTAGCCAATTAAACTTTAATTGCTGTGACATTCTCTAAAAAGATTGTTGATTTTCATTGCTAAACAACTGTAGCTTTATATGTGTTCTGTGTTAACACCTCACAATGTCAACGTATGTTCAAGACAGTTGACATTCACACTTTTAGGTGAAATTTCAGTGTTGTGTGGAGATGTAAACTTAGCAAAGTAAATGATGTCTGTTTATTGTGATGTAAGTTCGTAGATGATTATACATTAGAAGTGTGGGGATAATTACCTTACTGTAACAACCAGCTGAGCTTTAACTTGTTACTAATTTGTCTTCTACCTCCAGTTTCCATCATGCTTTTTTTGCACTGTAGGGtttaaaatatctaaatgtaGATTTTAGATTGTACATGTATGCCCTACTTGAACAGACAATCATGTTTCAGAATATTTGTAGCACAACCTAAGTATTGAGCAAAGCACATGTTGGGGAGCAGGATGTTCAGTGATGATATGTTCTCCCCTCATTAAAACATAAGCTTGCTTAATACAGTGTTGCACTAAAGTATGTGCATTGCTCTTTAGATATTGtacaacactttttatttgtttaaaggtGTATGATTTATTTCTTAAGTATTTCACCTggtcaaatattgttttattttatttcctagGTTGTTGCATAGCTTGAAAGATAGAACGGCATAATAATGATGAGAAGGAggtctatttttatttaaattaaaaatgtgttgtccCATTCCATGTGGTTAGGACACTGACTAATGGCTGAAGTGATTAAAGACAGTGGCTTTGttgattgttgtgtttgttctgcCTTTGTGCTTCTGGCAGAATTAGTACTGCCTCTTACTTTGTCTCACTGCactttgaaatgtgtgaaacaCATTCGACCACAAGGCtgttatgtatgtgtgcatggtTCTCTCCATGTTCCCAAATGTGCCATAAAATCCCAGCTGTCCCTTTTTATTAATACAGTTGAATTAACTGTATTATCTGCACTAAAAGACCTTGATTGTTGACTTAAACATTGTACAGTGTTGCTTTTTTTGACTTCCATCCTCTGACTCAAAACACAATGTTGTGTGGACCAGTTGCTCAGCGCAGTGTACAGGCGCTGTTGAAATAGCCTGTGGTATCCCCAGCCAAGCTCTCTATAAATATTATCTAATAAGGCTTTGTAAGGTTACCAGTTTTCCGCTAACATAATGTACACTGTACATTATGTGAACATTATTAATTGATGAATGGAAATAAATTGAGTTGTATGTGGAGGTTTTgaattttcaaaaagaaaagatcatgTGAAGTGCAACCACATGAACATAGGCAGATTTCAGTCGATGACAGTAGTTTACCAAGGTTTCAATTTCAGAATTCTTCCAGGTTTGCATCATTTTGTTAAGTTTGATTTTGATGAAAGTATGATTTTTCAGTGCCATATATTCAGATTTCATGCAGCCATGTGTAGGCCTGCTGTGTTACATATAGTGTCATTCCATTTGTATGTGCAAGAGCAAGAAAGTGTACAGACATTTGCAATAAATTATGAAACCAGTTTGTTGTCATCTCTGAGGATATATATGTCTCTTCAATCATGCGTTTTTGTTATGACGGAGATAAACCACTGGTGTGTTGCCATATATAGCAATATCTGTAAATCACAGTATTCTTTAGTAAAAccataatatagatatatagttacattGTATTACTTTATGGAAGCTGGccatacatttttacaaagagCCACTCAAGTCTACTGATTGCAACGTAATCCTAGTGCTGTCCTGATAGCATTTTGCAACGCGTTGATACATATTAATTTTATTGACTTTACTGTAGCTACTTTATTTAGCCATTAGGCTAATTTGAAGATACTTTCAGGAACAACTAATTTCTAAGTTTGCTTAAaaataatgtgatgttatttgGTACCACGTCGTTGGCGAGAATGTCTTCACTGAAGTAGGAACGAAAGTGTGTCGGAACCTTTGTGTTTATTACGTAGAAGCGGGGGAATGCTGTGGATGCAACAAACTAAttgtaaacaaaacattcaaaccGTCAGTCGCATGTAAACTGTTAGTAGTGCAgactattttattaataacgctataatatatatttttagatataacacgttgttgttgtttaacatTATGTACTTTAACGGTTCCGGATAGCTGTCAACACCTCAGTTCTCCGTTTGAAAATGGTAAGTTGTAACAGCCAGCAGATTTATTGTAGTTAAACTGTTAACGTTATAATATGTTCAGATGTTTTTATCGTAAAACAACCAACTGATATGTGTTTCATTCAAATATAGGGTACTTTTGCATAGCGTATAAAACAGGGTGTGTAATCCCActgaatacacacatttaatttatttagtttgttatcTTAGCAGCTAGCGGTACAGCAAATAGACTGTAATTATAACTAGATTTAAGGTATGGGCTCTGTTTAAATCCTATGAATTAACCCTAATTTAAGACGTCTCCTTGAAAGAACAGCTCAATTTAAACCCAAGTgaatattataattgttttaatttataattgGACATTTTATTCTCCATATATATTGAATTATATGCTTGCCTGTCATCAAATATTTTTGCATGTCCAGTTAAGCTGATTAAAATACTCCAATGGGTACCCATAGGAATTCATTTAGAGTAATTGTATTTGAACATTACCTCTATTTCCC contains:
- the klhl11 gene encoding kelch-like protein 11, whose protein sequence is MSVFECLFTCVIYAYELFPKIQSLNLPLSLSHCGMAAAAEAPEDRSSCAQGALTGDGEPEEAEDFTCSAYCSELSRRQNEQRKSGLFCDVTLVFSSGVVSEEERVQTLSAHRSVLSAASQYFTLLLGGQFSESLSGRVELKEWSSATGPDPETVESVIQFMYTGQIRVTTANVHEVLELADRFLLPQLKNFCGEFLMKKLNLSNCVAVHSLAHMYTLDQLALGAAKTIRRNFHKIISNEEFFTLPFHLVRDWLSDSGITVDSEQELFEAIVKWVRQNADEREKQFEELFSLLRLPQISPTYLTRVVRKEPLVANNAACQQLVSDALEVHAVHFENLKSADLELCASYMASIQPRLGQNMDVIMVVGGVSEGGDYLSECVGYFVAEDRWVNLPHIHNHLDGHAIAVTDSHVYVAGSMEPGFAKTVERFNPNLNTWEQVSSLTTRKHSFGLTCVKDLLYSIGGHGNFSPGFKDVTVYEPEQDEWHNLEPAPKILRDVKTVSVEDRYIYVMARTPVDMDNEDGLSTVTTRYDAETHKWQEVDSLPLIDNYCSFQMAVASTNFYHTASCCAKSYKVTLETAQQKISKNISDDILDSLPPEVISMEGAAVCYLDEDIFIIGGWRNCSNMDKQYRKEAYRYCAERKRWMLLPPLPQPRCRAAACHMRIPYHYLHGCQHYPMPQNLARQRDRMQQMQQLHRRTLTLRRQLQSQIEC